The DNA window CATGAGCAGGTCCGGCCTGCCGGCCAGGGCCAGCATGAGCACGGCCGCCCGCGAGGTGTTGAACAGGGCGTCGGCCCTCGGAACCGAGTCGGGCAGGACCTTGCGGGCCTCCTCCGTGCTCAGGCGCGTCGTCTCCGGCGGCACCAGGAGGCTGACCGGCAGTTCGGCGTCCACCGGCATCGGCGCCATCCGGGGGGCGCCGTCGGCCTGCGTCCAGGCGACAGTGGCGCCGCCGAACACGGCGGGGGCGACATTGTCCGGGTGCCCCTCGAAGTCGGTGGCCAGGGCGAAGACGAGGTCGTCGTCGAGCGCCTCGGGATCGGAGATCAGCCCCCGGGCGAGCATGAGCCCGGCGACGACGGCTGAGGCGGAGGACCCCATGCCGCCCCCGTGCGGGATCCGGTTGACGCAGCGCATCTGGAAACCGGCCTGCGGGGCACCGACGGCCTCCAGCCCGGTCCGCAGGGCGCGCACGACCAGGTTGTTGTCATCGGTCGGCACCGTCCCGGCCCCCACCCCCTCGATCTCGACCCGCGTCGGGCCGGTCACGGGGCGCACCTCGACCTCGTCGTAGTGGCGGAAGGCCATGCCGAAGGAGTCGAAGCCGGGCCCCATATTGGCGGTGGTCGCGGGCACGCGCACCGCGGCGGACTCGTACGTCAGGCGCATGCCTCACTCGCCCTCCACGCGCCGCACGGAGACCACGCCCAGGACGCGCTTCTCCCTGCGCAGGGCCTCGACGGCGGCGTCGAGGTGGAAGACGGGGGCCGGGTGGGTGACGATCGTGACGATCGCCTGCTCGACTCCCACGTACTCGTTCTGGCGCACGGAGTTGATGGACACGTTGTTGACGGCGAAGGCGCCCGCCAGCGCGGCCAGGGAGCCGGGCTTGTCGTCCACGCGCAGCTGGATCTGGTAGCGGGTGATGGCGGACTCGGGTCCCAGGATCGGCAGGTCGGCGTAGCAGGACTCGCGGGGGGCCCGCCCGCCGTGGACGCGGTGGGCGGCGGCGGCGACGACGTCGGACAGGACCGCGGAGGCGGTGGGGGCGCCGCCCGCGCCCTGCCCGTAGAACATGAGGCGGCCGGCGGACTCGGCCTCGACCAGGACGGCGTTGAAGGCGCCGTGGACGGAGGCGAGCGGGTGGTCGGCGGGGACGAGGGCGGGGTGGACACGCACGGAGATGCCGCGGGCGTGGTCGTCGTCGCGACGCTGGGCGATGGCCAGGAGCTTGATCTCGCAGCCGGAGGCGTGGGCCTCGCGGATGTCGCGGGCGGTGATGGAGCGGATGCCCTCGACGGTGACGTCGTCGAGGCCCACGCGGGTGTGGAAGGCGAGGGAGGCGATAATGGCGGCCTTGGCGGCGGCGTCGAGGCCGTCGACGTCGGCCGTGGGGTCGGCCTCGGCGTAGCCGAGTTCTTGGGCGCAGGCGAGGGCCTCCTCGAAGGACAGGCCCTTGGCGCTCATCTCGTCGAGGATGTAATTGGTGGTGCCGTTGACAATGCCGAGCACGCTGGTGACCCGGTCCCCGGCCATGGATTCGCGCAGGGCGTAGACCACGGGGATGGCGCCGGCGACGGCGGCCTCGTAGTAGAAGTCGGTGTCGGCGGCCTCGGCGGCCGCGTAGAGCTCGGGCCCGTGGGCGGCAATGAGGGCCTTGTTGCCGGTGATGACGCTGGCGCCCGCCTTGAAGGCCGCCAGGATGAGGGTGCGGGCCGGTTCGATGCCGCCGATGAGCTCGATGACCAGGTCGTTGGAGGTGGCCACGGCAATGGCGTCGGTGGTCAGGAGCTCGCGCGGGACGGCCGGGCCGCGCGGGGCGTCGAGGTCGCGCACCGCAATGCCGGTGATCTCCAGGCGGGCGCCGGAGCGGGCGGCGAACTCGGGGCCCTGCTCGCCCAGGAGCCGGATGACCTGGGTGCCGACGGTGCCGGCGCCCAGGACGCCGACGCGCAGTACCGGCGCAGCGTCGGGGGGTGCGGGGGCCTGCGGGTGCTGCTCAGTCACGGGGAACCACCTTGGAGGATGAGGCATGTCGAGGAACGACGACGTCGGGGCCCAGCATAGGGCCGCGGCGCGCACATTGGTCGGATGTCCCGCCGCATCGCGGCTCTTCGCGTCGGCGGCGCGGGGCCGCCGGAGTCGGAACCGGGGCTTCGGTCGCCGGGATCGGGCCGGACGGGGGTCTGGCGTTGGGGCCGGTCCGCGGCGCGGAGATGACGCGACTTGCGCGTAATGAGAACAGATCCTATCTTGTGCCAGTCTTGCCTAACTCATCGGCGCCCCGGGGGCGCCCGCGACCCTTGGGAGCAGCCGTGGATCATTCCGCTAGTCGCACAGTCGAGTCCGAACCGACCGGCTCCGAGCCTGATAGCCGCCCGGCCGGCTCCGAGCCCGCGCCCGCTGACTCCGCGCCGGCCGAGCCCGAGTCCGAGCCCGGACCGGCCGAGCCCGACGGCCGCCCGGCCTCCGCCGGCCCGGACGAGCCCGTCATCCGCTCCTCGGCCCGCGGGAACCTGCGCGACTCCATCCTGGGGACCCGCAACCTCATGACCGTGGCCGCCCTCGGCGTCGTGGGCGCGATCATGATCGTCCCGCTGACCTATCTGTCCCTCGCCGTGGCGGTCAACCCGCGGGGCATTCTGATCATGTGCGCCCTCATGGGCGCCTGGGTCATCCCCTACCTCCTGCCCGGCGTCATTGTGAACAAGCCCGGAGTCTTCGTCATCAGCGGGTTCGTCATGGGCGTTATCGCGGCCTTCCTCACCCCGCAGGGCCCCACGGCGATCCTCGGCAGCGTCATCGGCTCCCTGTACGTGGGCGCGCCGGTGGCGGCCCTCCTCTACCGGCGCTGGACCTGGTGGGTCTACGCCCTCTCCGGCGTCATCTTCGGCGGGCTCAACGCGGCCGCCTACGGCAAGGGGTTCGGCGTGGCCCTGACCGGGGGCCAGGTGACCCTGGGCGTCGTGCTCGCGATCGTGTCCTGCTGGGCGGGCGCGGGGGTCTGCCTGCTGCTCAAGCGGGCCCTGGCGCGCACCGGCGTGGGCGTCTCCCGGTGACGGCGCCGGCACCCGTCGGGAGGGCCCGGGGCGCCGGGGCGGACGCCGTCGGGCCACTCGCCCGCCTGGACCGGGTCAGCGTGCGCTACGCCGGCACCGGGACGTGGGTGCCGCAGGGCGTGACGCTCGATCTGCCCGCCGGCACCACGACGCTCCTGCTGGGCCCTTCGGGCTGCGGCAAGTCCACCGTCACGCTCACCCTCAACGGGCTCGTGCCCCACTCAGTGCCCTCCGACTACCGCGGCAGCGTGCTGGTGGCCGGTCAGGAGGTGGCCGACGCCGATATCGCCCACCTGGCCGGCACCGTGGCCATGGTCATGCAGGACCCCGACTCCCAGGTGGTCACCACGCGGGTCCTGGACGAGGTCTGCTACGCCCTGGAGAACCTGCGGGTGCCGGCCGACCGGATCGAGCCGCGGGCCATGAGCGCCCTGGAGGCGGTGGGCATGGGCCGCTTCGCCCGGGCGAGCCCCTGGGAGCTCAGCGGCGGGCAGCGCCAGCGGGTGGTGCTGGCCGCGGCCCTGGCCGTCGAACCGGCGCTGCTCGTGCTCGACGAGCCCACCGCCAACCTCGACCCGGCCGGCTCGGCCGACTTCTACGCGCTCCTGCCCGTCCTCAAGGAGCGGGGCACGGCCGTGCTCGTCGTCGAGCACGATCTGGACGAGCTCATCGGCGCCATCG is part of the Actinomyces sp. oral taxon 414 genome and encodes:
- the thrB gene encoding homoserine kinase, with the translated sequence MRLTYESAAVRVPATTANMGPGFDSFGMAFRHYDEVEVRPVTGPTRVEIEGVGAGTVPTDDNNLVVRALRTGLEAVGAPQAGFQMRCVNRIPHGGGMGSSASAVVAGLMLARGLISDPEALDDDLVFALATDFEGHPDNVAPAVFGGATVAWTQADGAPRMAPMPVDAELPVSLLVPPETTRLSTEEARKVLPDSVPRADALFNTSRAAVLMLALAGRPDLLMAGTEDRLHQEYRRGVLPASMAVMDSLRAQGYPAVISGAGPTVLVLADMAPQMRLALERHDWTVLSPGIDLEGARLLPID
- a CDS encoding homoserine dehydrogenase — protein: MTEQHPQAPAPPDAAPVLRVGVLGAGTVGTQVIRLLGEQGPEFAARSGARLEITGIAVRDLDAPRGPAVPRELLTTDAIAVATSNDLVIELIGGIEPARTLILAAFKAGASVITGNKALIAAHGPELYAAAEAADTDFYYEAAVAGAIPVVYALRESMAGDRVTSVLGIVNGTTNYILDEMSAKGLSFEEALACAQELGYAEADPTADVDGLDAAAKAAIIASLAFHTRVGLDDVTVEGIRSITARDIREAHASGCEIKLLAIAQRRDDDHARGISVRVHPALVPADHPLASVHGAFNAVLVEAESAGRLMFYGQGAGGAPTASAVLSDVVAAAAHRVHGGRAPRESCYADLPILGPESAITRYQIQLRVDDKPGSLAALAGAFAVNNVSINSVRQNEYVGVEQAIVTIVTHPAPVFHLDAAVEALRREKRVLGVVSVRRVEGE
- a CDS encoding ECF transporter S component, giving the protein MDHSASRTVESEPTGSEPDSRPAGSEPAPADSAPAEPESEPGPAEPDGRPASAGPDEPVIRSSARGNLRDSILGTRNLMTVAALGVVGAIMIVPLTYLSLAVAVNPRGILIMCALMGAWVIPYLLPGVIVNKPGVFVISGFVMGVIAAFLTPQGPTAILGSVIGSLYVGAPVAALLYRRWTWWVYALSGVIFGGLNAAAYGKGFGVALTGGQVTLGVVLAIVSCWAGAGVCLLLKRALARTGVGVSR